The DNA segment AAAAAAAATCGTAAGGAAACGTGCATTATTTAAGTTACAATGAGTGCTGTGAAAGTGAAACCTGTTGTGCCGATACCAAAACGGACACATGGATTTTCTATAGATTCTATAATGAGCCGTGATGATCACGACAAAAATTCGTCGGAGGAAGATAGTGACCAAGGAGATGATCCAAGGGGACGTTCACCGGCGACGGATGAAGATATTTTTTCCGTCGGATCTCGAATTCCACCATTGCATCCGTCGCTACCAGCGCACGTGCAGCAACTGTTGTTACGTGATTCCGGCGGCAGGCCGAGTCCAGAGCATCTGATTGCGTTGCAGTCCCAAGCATGGGCGTTTGGAAACCAACAAGTAGGTGCTTTTCCGGGGCTAGGGCTGAACGCTGCCGCTATAGGAGGTATACCCCCGCAAATTGGACCAAGGGGTCCTCTGCAGCATGGTTTCCCGACGCACCCAAGTGTTTTAGCAGCTGCGGCTATGGCCGGGCGAGATCCCCTGTCTATGTACCCTCCGTGGATGATCAACAAGCACGGTCCCGGGTTACTCGGCTATCCTTTCGGTGagtgtttgtattgatttttttatcgTACGATTTTCAGCTTTACGAATTCTCACTCGTAAAACCGaagtacaaatgtatgtatatttcGTATTATTTATTATGTAATGTAAATTATTGTATCATATATCAGTTATATGAAACCAGTTTTTGCTGTTTGCAATGTAAATATATCAGAGAAAGTAAAGCTCTGTAAATTTATAAGTTAATATAaacatttcaacaaatatttgaagaaaaaaaatgtatccaGTCGGAACTTTAACCCCGCGATTATTTTCACACGATTATCCATGTAGATTAGCAACTTGTAAACACAGAGAGACACTCCCGGAAATATTTAAGTACCAGTTGAAAAATGTATGTTTGAAAATTGCTTATCAAGAGCATATATCTTTCGTcagaaacaaaacatataaagaaaGACTGACAGACAAATGGTGGTAATAACAAGCTCATTACGTGGCAACATATGTTTGCTCAATATCAGCTACATAACACACACGACGGTGTTTTCTATTACAATCATTTTCCATCGTATCGTATCTCCTGAAACGTTTTGACGTGggggagttttttttttcacgtagaaaaaaatgtgtattagCTCGCTGGCATGTGAAAAGTAAATGTGAAGACAACGTCAAGTTCCTAAAAGGCAGAGAAAAAATGTTCTGTTTGtctgttttcattaaataatCTTTTCATGGCATGACAACAATATTTtgtaggaaaaaaatgacaaactcGATCCTAAATTTGGCTGAAAAgaattttacaataatatttagTCAGCATTGTTGCTGCAAGAAGAACTTACAGAATATATTATGTATCtggaaactgaaaacaaatatgcCACAAAAAGTTGATCTGCAAAACGTAGCAttgaatgaagaagaaaaaacatattcaAATTAGAGCTTTTATTAATAATTTTGTCACTTAGTTTAATTTCAGAGAAACAATCTTTTTTCCTCCgaagtgaaataataaaaagaacaataaaacattttcattgtataGAGTGCAAGAAGGGCCGATAGGAAATTGCTACGACAGGTAGGCCTATGGAATATCCTACATGTCTTCATTTAGgacaattcaatttaaaaaagaattgttAAAATTTCTGCTGACAAAATACATTgtcattttttgaaagaaaaatatatttcttcaagaAACAAAAAGATTAAATGATTTAAAGATGTTTCTGTCTACCCTAAAAATAACTTGCTATTTTACTTGATTCAAAATGTCCCaccttgtttgtttttgttgttgtttttgttttggataaAATGTCTGGTGAACGgacactgaaaaagaaaaaaaaaaagattattaagTTCAATATTTGAAGCTTCGTTTCTAAAATTCGATGTTAGCAGTGTTAATTTAGTAAATTTACTAGCGTTGTTTAACAATTTATAGACTTTAATGTTGAAATTCAAGACGACAGTTTCCGGTTTTGGTATAaactattgatattaaaatacttaattacttgtatttcaaaattggtcCGATGTGTTTGTATTGTCAAAGccgttttaaaaatgaaaatattgtgtccgccatttctgtattttgttcatttgtacaagttttggggtttttgttttttacatttctaGAATTTCAAAAGGGAATATATCGTCAAAAATATAAGGCTGCGATCTTAAGCATGAAAACTTTTGTTCTTTGTCCGACTTTATagtcttttatttttgttattattggtTTAATTATTAccttagtagtagtagtagtagtaatagaaTGAAAAACTGCCTTGACATCAGTTTCGTCAATTGGGAGGAAATTCCCATGACATCTTTTGTCATGGTATATTTCCAGCGGGAGAATATCCAAAATGGGAAAAACTGACTGCAGAGTCACTTGTGTTGTTAACGTTGTAGACATTACTATATTGCCCGAAGTGGATTTGTTAAAATAAGAAAAGTTGATAAGTTGATTTATAAACTTATTGAGTGAagaaattttgcacttttttcatATTCGGAATTAGGAAGCTCCACACATCTTTTATGATACGGGATAATTATTTATTTGCGTATGATATCATTGACAGAAAGTGTTAATTGAcgaaacacacacatatatatatatattatactgcTTAATGTGCCACTGTTTATTGGTGTTACTATATAACTTTGATTTCACAGAAAAAGTATGCCTTGCTTGTTAGAAAGGCGATCTTTGAGAGAGCCAGAAAGTtgcatgttttactttattttctttctttgccAGTTATTTGTTTAAATAGACAACTTTTAAAGCAGGTGGTCCCTGTTTCCAAGTTATCTGGGTACATGTTGCGATAAGATTTTTGATTGTGTCATAGCTGATCGATTTGCTTTATATGCACAGTGCACACTATTTCGGtatactatttatttattaaggCAAATGTACATAAGGCAATAGATGTAGGTTTTGTAAAGAGACAAATGGATTGTAAATTCTTTGCACAACTTCAAACAGAtgaaatgattatattttataattcgTGACGTGTCTGTCCTTTTATTCAGCTATAGACTTTGAGAAATTGCCGAGTACCAGctgtactgtatatatatagaaacATCTACATAACTTTAGGGCAACCACGAGCTTCTGGACTAAGATTTATACCACTGCTCCATTTGGCCGTTTTTCCTGTTTAAATATTACTAATTTGATTTATCAGTCTGAAATATAATTCAATAATCAAAGCAAAACAGATTCTTTTCATCGGTCGGTTTTAAATGTTTGAAGTGTTTAATTACCTTGAGGCATATTATTCTCAAATATGTACTTAAGGTTCAAGAGGCCCAAACGGCACAGAAGCCGACATATTAGCTATCATATTTTCCCTGTGGTATAATCCTTACAGACCTAGTAACTGTCACTTCCATAGAAAACGATACTCCTTTTCTTTCTGGGTAACACCTGCTGCTCTTCTCTTTGATCTAATAGTCGGCTTTTCCTTCATATTGGAATAAAACTTAAGTAGATATTGACACCCTGAATCATTTTACCTTTTGCAGTAATCAAAAAGATAAACGCCAAGAAAGGCATATTTTAAGCAAAACGTCAATATTTCTTCCTCTACAAAGACTCTGACACATTCTTATGGAAAGCCAACGAAGTCAATATACTACTCAGTGAAACTGACACATTCTTATGGAAAGTCAACGAGGACAATATACTACTCGGTGATAAGTAggattgaataaatatttaatggAAAAAGCAAAGCAACTAACGTATAAAACCATATACTAGTAATTTGAACTTTGAATGTATCAGTAAACCTTTAGAATTTAAAAGTTAGCATAGAAGTGTGGGATATCCATCCTAAATTCATCTATAGATATCACAAACTCGATGGATGTCATTAATTCAATTTATGAcaccattaaatattttttgataccattaaatgcatttagaTTATAGATATCTGTAAAATGATTATTTgatatcttaaaatcagttttatatttttgttatccTAAATTCAGTTTGATGATAACTTTTACAATTCCGTTTTATGATatccataaataaatatttgatatcacaaaatgaatgaaatatagcGATGTCACTAAATCTATTCTTTGATATTTTAGACAGTTAAATTCGATTTTAAGATAACATGAAATGAATTATTAATATCCAAAAAATAAAGACTGTTTTCATATCTTGAAATCGATTTAATGATACcattaaaataagtaaaatcaatTATGCTATTGTATACAATTAATATGTCCATAAATCGAATTTAAGATATAAAATCACACATATTTTGAGATATCCCCAAATGATTTATTGATATCATGAAATGAATTTAGAATATGATCAAATCgaattaaagaaatgaaaaaaaaatcatcgaaTTAGGGGATATTCCATGCATGTTTTATTCTATGGATccttaaatcattttatgatatcttCAGATCATTTAATAATATCactaaatatttatattgatatccTAAACTATAattatgatatcattaaatacactatattctaaaatatcacaaaatacatttaataaaaaatacatttaatgatagcAAAGAATGAATTTAGGATGTCACTAACTAAATCaatgatatattacaaaatagTGAATAAGTAGTAATCGGTACCCCATACAGAATACTAATGTCAAATTTGCATCCGTTTAGTAAAAAGTCTTCCTTTACATCTTAACCAAATACTCCAATTTGAAAACCAGAAACTCTTCCTGTGCTTTATGTAGCGAAGTTGTCAAGTATTGGTAGAGAAGATTTAAGTTTGTATAATATCACTGAAATGACACTGAAAAGGACGTTATTGCAAAAATAGATGGACATACAATAACTGTAATCGCAAACGAAACGGGAcagtatatttgaaataaaatagttcTGATGCTGGTATTGAAGTTCATTTATGCATCTGTTCTATAGAGTTCTAAACTCTACATTATAGCTCTGGGTGAAATTTTCAGTCTTCTAAAACAGTTACACTCGTGTGTGGTATAATCTCTTCCCCTGGCTGGTTTTAATTTTGTCTTCTCAATTTTTTCTTTCACACAAATCAAGCACCCTATAAACCTTCGTGCAAACAACATGcatttgtattttgattttaattttgtctttgatGTCTGTACAAATCACCATACTTGACCCCAGAAGTGCGTTTGAGTTGTTCTTATGGTAGGAATCCTATGTATACACTGTAAATGATATTGTTGCCCATTAGTTCGTATTAATTGACGATTTGCTTTCGATTATTGACGCATGCTGGTTTAAAATGGCTTCCCGGTTCAATATATTTCACTACAATAATTCACTAAGCATTAAAAGTAAATTAATTAGCCCCCTAAAGCATATTTCCTTAACCAGAAATGCATATAGATTTAACGAAATGCAAATATATTAACCATACATTAAAGAACTTTATTTACTAAACGCTTAATGTAAGTGATTTTTCGTAGCGGTTCGGTTTTCTGTTTGTGATATTTTTCGAATCAAAGTAAAACTTTGCGCCACACATATTAAAAAGCCTAAATATGCGTGCATTTGTcctaaatgattttatatgattTAACTTAAATCCTCCATAAAACACgatcaatgaaaacaaaataataaaacaacaataaaaacaaatataccaCCCTCTTACCGATAAACAAAAAGGCGTAGCATTATGTATTTTACTTGCAACTACAAGTATtacaaattacagaaaaaaactgaagctaagattttttttactattactgCAAAATGTTCAATCAACTTACTCTGCCTTCTTGTATTAGAACTAGCaagacatttgaaaaatatgaactgaATTTTTGTCTACAGCATTGTTGCGGTTTAAATCTCCTTACAAGTAAGTTACAGTAACACTATGCTGATGGATTTTCTCACATTTACTTGTGACTACCCGCTGACCGCAATGTCCACTTCTTCTGGTCACCTCGGGCTAATTACCACCAACTACAAACCACTGAGTAGTTTACAAACAATTATGATGACACTTAATGGGCCCTTAATGATCACCCGGCCCAGTAGGATCCCCTGAAAACCCTGTAATGGTGACCCTGGATGCAATACGTTACAGGTACCTGTCAGGCTTATTTATCCTCGACGTTTTGAAGTCTCGCAAGGAATTGTTCAAGGAGAAGGATTATGGCCTTTTAAAGACGCCTTGCAACTGGGTCTAATCTGCAATTAACAAcaaaattgaatataaagttGTTAAAGAGAACATCAATATTATAGCCATACCCGCTGTAATGAAAggttttacacaaaatatttgacCGCTGGTCATTACATTAAAGTTGACCAGTGTTTGGGTCAGCCCATAGATCACACTAATTCCTTCAAGGAGGACACTGTCGGAAAAAGTGGACAAACGTTTACGTTGCCGTTTTAACTACTAATGAATGACCGGTCCAAAGGGAAAGCAAGTGGTCTTAACAAGGGGTTATTTACAGAGTGACCAGTGGCCATTTTCGCCACTGACCACAAAGTATTGaatgcaataaattaacatcATGCCTCATAAAACTGACACTGTGATTATTAGCGATGTCTAAATTATGACTGTTGTGAAATTCAGGCGTGAGAAAAGCAATGTGAAAGTTTTCACTTCTATAGACATGAATCATTTTGGCAATAGAGAACAGTAACAACATATGCCCATCTCCAAGTTTTCGCTTCCTAAAACAGAATCACTGAATATGAAGGTCATTTCACACGTTTTTCTGTACACTTTCACCTAGACACATTTTCACCCGAAGAAATTTGGATCCAAATTCGGCATATATGTGAAAGTACCTGCCGATTCCGAGCAGGCTGCGACAAAGAGTCAATCATGGCGTTTACGACGTAAGCAGACGACAagcaaaaataatacattttgatgCAAAGTCCGGTGTGTACCAAATTC comes from the Mercenaria mercenaria strain notata chromosome 9, MADL_Memer_1, whole genome shotgun sequence genome and includes:
- the LOC123547779 gene encoding homeobox protein EMX2-like, whose amino-acid sequence is MSAVKVKPVVPIPKRTHGFSIDSIMSRDDHDKNSSEEDSDQGDDPRGRSPATDEDIFSVGSRIPPLHPSLPAHVQQLLLRDSGGRPSPEHLIALQSQAWAFGNQQVGAFPGLGLNAAAIGGIPPQIGPRGPLQHGFPTHPSVLAAAAMAGRDPLSMYPPWMINKHGPGLLGYPFGHPEAGLFFHPYRKPKRIRTAFSPSQLLKLEHAFEKNHYVVGQERKELASKLSLTETQVKVWFQNRRTKHKRVKSDDEGDGDGEGENEDISVDDDDIATPSRIDRDRL